In one window of Paracoccus saliphilus DNA:
- a CDS encoding AEC family transporter → MQAALAILPVIALVALGHLARRFRIIAAENWPGVEQLGFRLLFPAILITSIYRSELSLGSLGTYVFALAAAFAATAFAAILTRGSLRLTNPRFTSMFQGSMRFNSLLVLAVAANGLGPAALSDLAVAMAFLIPAFNISSIVMLTLFPPEDDHNRQASSRRQTWQRITREVARNPLVLGCLTGLALNISGAALPDWVLAPLDWLGQGALAVGLLSVGAGIEIKRLWQSDPAMWIGVAMRLVMCPMLFLAIALVLGLPADQIASGVLLTAAPAASVGFILARQMGGDADFYADMFTWQTVLSALTLSLWLIMVSHLSV, encoded by the coding sequence ATGCAAGCCGCCCTTGCGATCCTGCCCGTCATCGCCCTTGTCGCATTGGGGCATCTCGCACGACGCTTTCGGATCATCGCGGCAGAGAACTGGCCGGGAGTCGAACAACTCGGTTTCAGGTTACTGTTTCCGGCGATCCTGATCACGTCGATCTATCGTTCGGAATTGTCCCTGGGTTCGCTTGGCACCTATGTTTTCGCCCTCGCGGCAGCCTTCGCCGCAACCGCATTCGCCGCAATCCTGACCCGCGGCTCGCTAAGACTGACGAACCCACGCTTTACCTCGATGTTCCAGGGCTCCATGCGCTTCAATTCACTGCTGGTGCTGGCAGTCGCTGCGAATGGGCTCGGCCCGGCCGCGTTGAGCGACCTCGCCGTCGCCATGGCTTTCCTGATCCCGGCCTTCAACATCTCGTCGATCGTCATGCTGACCTTGTTCCCGCCCGAGGACGACCACAACCGACAGGCATCCAGCCGCCGCCAGACATGGCAGCGAATCACGCGCGAGGTCGCGCGCAATCCGCTTGTCCTCGGCTGCCTGACCGGGCTGGCCCTGAACATCTCGGGCGCGGCCCTGCCCGATTGGGTGCTGGCGCCTCTCGACTGGCTGGGCCAGGGCGCGCTGGCCGTCGGCTTGCTGTCGGTCGGCGCGGGAATCGAGATCAAGCGCCTGTGGCAAAGTGACCCGGCGATGTGGATCGGCGTGGCGATGCGGCTGGTGATGTGCCCGATGCTGTTCCTGGCAATCGCACTGGTGCTCGGCCTTCCCGCCGACCAGATCGCCTCGGGTGTGTTGCTGACTGCGGCTCCGGCGGCCTCGGTCGGCTTCATCCTCGCGCGGCAAATGGGTGGTGACGCGGATTTCTATGCCGATATGTTCACATGGCAGACTGTCCTGTCGGCCCTGACGCTTTCCCTGTGGCTGATCATGGTCAGCCATTTGTCCGTGTGA
- a CDS encoding tyrosine-type recombinase/integrase → MLFLNHGAGRPYKPESFANWFKDQCIAAGLPHCSIHGLRKAGATRLAEHGASEYEIMAFLAHKTPHEAATYTKAAGRARLADGGMSKLPSYQKLQGNHDLQASEKKGK, encoded by the coding sequence ATGCTGTTCCTGAACCACGGGGCAGGGCGTCCATACAAGCCCGAGAGCTTTGCCAATTGGTTCAAGGATCAGTGCATTGCGGCGGGGCTGCCCCATTGCTCCATTCACGGGCTGCGGAAGGCTGGCGCGACTCGGCTGGCCGAGCATGGGGCATCGGAATACGAGATCATGGCCTTCCTCGCCCACAAGACGCCGCATGAGGCTGCGACCTATACCAAGGCAGCCGGACGCGCCCGATTGGCCGATGGCGGTATGAGTAAATTGCCCTCATACCAGAAATTGCAGGGCAATCATGATCTGCAAGCATCTGAAAAGAAAGGGAAATAA
- a CDS encoding DNA-3-methyladenine glycosylase I, translated as MGNGRSLAAFIWGFEPQNDDARPQSRSTSPASVALSKELRKRGWKFVGPTTVYAFMQAMGLINDHVEGCVLHEDVKRARESFLRPT; from the coding sequence TTGGGGAATGGGAGATCGCTCGCGGCCTTCATCTGGGGTTTCGAACCGCAAAATGACGATGCACGACCACAAAGTCGGTCGACGTCGCCCGCCTCGGTAGCCCTGTCGAAGGAACTGCGGAAGCGCGGCTGGAAATTCGTCGGCCCGACTACGGTCTATGCTTTCATGCAAGCCATGGGATTGATAAACGATCACGTCGAAGGCTGTGTCCTGCATGAAGACGTGAAAAGGGCGCGGGAAAGCTTTCTGCGCCCAACATGA
- a CDS encoding MFS transporter — MPDNNVATNAAAYSASPERLGRGALLRWFISSAALAVPQAASPVAFSLLALSVIGDARGGAALILAMTLAQVVGAVPITRLGKKRSEATFLKFLVIFRTLALFALALCAYFEVSFVLLIISAAIAGLVNGAAYGYLRSLLNHLTTESKLPRAQGIAATLNEVTFVLGPVVASGLGTISPVFAIVVLAIVGGTPTLLIPKVDAKPADVTLQVSGSVLTPAILLWLTCAGTAGATVAAIEIGAVALALKFGYEPALAILFTVPLCLASVAGGIWISIRNRLSSRKAVFAQLSIMTFGMGLVALGVSLTVTIIGAVIIGLVLAPLGTYYALILDRLAPPEKRPEVFALLRTSYSVGIIFTSAVLTAITLEAALIVIAGSMLAITLYVGFVDRSRHEGEDYGSTGDTN, encoded by the coding sequence ATGCCGGACAACAATGTCGCAACCAACGCTGCGGCGTATTCGGCCTCTCCGGAACGCCTTGGCCGCGGGGCTCTCCTTCGCTGGTTTATATCGTCCGCAGCACTGGCTGTCCCACAAGCAGCAAGTCCTGTGGCGTTTTCGCTTCTGGCATTGAGTGTGATTGGCGATGCCAGAGGCGGTGCCGCTCTGATCCTTGCGATGACCCTGGCCCAAGTCGTTGGCGCGGTTCCGATCACCCGTCTTGGAAAAAAGCGTTCAGAGGCAACCTTTCTGAAATTTCTGGTGATCTTCCGAACGCTGGCCCTCTTCGCGCTGGCCCTCTGCGCGTATTTCGAGGTTTCATTTGTCTTGCTCATCATTTCCGCAGCTATTGCCGGGCTGGTCAACGGAGCGGCCTACGGATACCTTCGCTCTTTGCTCAACCACCTGACGACAGAATCCAAATTGCCCCGTGCGCAGGGGATTGCAGCCACTCTGAATGAAGTAACTTTCGTTCTTGGACCAGTAGTTGCTTCGGGGCTCGGTACCATCTCTCCGGTCTTTGCGATAGTCGTACTTGCGATAGTCGGGGGGACACCAACCCTTCTGATCCCTAAGGTGGACGCAAAACCGGCAGATGTTACCTTGCAGGTCAGCGGATCAGTTTTGACCCCTGCCATTTTGCTGTGGCTCACCTGCGCAGGGACTGCCGGCGCGACCGTCGCCGCTATTGAAATCGGAGCCGTCGCCCTTGCCTTGAAGTTCGGTTACGAACCCGCGCTCGCCATTCTTTTTACAGTTCCACTGTGTTTGGCTTCCGTTGCCGGCGGCATCTGGATCAGCATCAGGAACCGTTTATCTAGCCGAAAAGCCGTATTCGCCCAGTTGTCCATTATGACATTCGGGATGGGCTTGGTGGCGTTGGGCGTTTCCCTGACTGTCACCATAATCGGCGCCGTCATCATAGGTCTGGTGCTGGCCCCATTGGGAACCTACTATGCGCTTATCTTGGACAGGCTTGCTCCACCAGAGAAGCGACCAGAGGTGTTTGCTCTGCTTCGCACCTCCTATTCGGTCGGAATTATATTCACGAGCGCTGTGTTGACAGCGATAACCTTGGAAGCCGCGTTGATTGTGATTGCGGGATCAATGTTAGCCATCACTCTTTATGTAGGCTTCGTCGATCGGTCGCGCCACGAAGGCGAAGACTACGGTTCTACTGGCGATACAAATTGA
- a CDS encoding FMN-binding negative transcriptional regulator, whose translation MYQPAHHREDRLEVQHDLIETHPFGLLISTGADGLLANGLPFLLQRSEGEFGRLQVHLARANPQWRGLHGQDVLVVFQGPLTYVTPAFYETKRETGKVVPTWNYVMVQARGTAHVRDDQAWLDTQIAALTDRHEAARAEPWEVSDAPRPYIEAQLRGIVGIEIDIRQIEGKWKVSQNRSEADRTGVAQGLAEAHSDMAAVVRRYGDLDG comes from the coding sequence ATGTATCAACCTGCCCACCACCGCGAAGACCGCCTTGAGGTTCAGCACGACCTGATCGAGACGCACCCCTTCGGCCTGTTGATCTCGACCGGCGCCGACGGGTTGCTGGCCAATGGCCTGCCGTTTCTGCTGCAACGGAGTGAGGGCGAATTCGGGCGGTTGCAGGTGCATCTCGCGCGGGCGAACCCGCAATGGCGGGGGCTGCATGGCCAGGATGTGCTGGTCGTGTTTCAGGGGCCGCTGACTTATGTCACGCCAGCCTTCTATGAGACCAAGCGCGAGACGGGCAAGGTCGTGCCGACATGGAATTACGTCATGGTGCAGGCGCGGGGGACCGCGCACGTACGGGACGATCAGGCCTGGCTCGATACCCAGATCGCCGCGCTGACCGATCGGCATGAGGCGGCCCGCGCCGAGCCGTGGGAGGTTTCGGATGCGCCCCGCCCTTATATAGAGGCTCAACTGCGCGGGATTGTTGGAATCGAGATCGACATCCGCCAGATCGAGGGCAAGTGGAAGGTCAGCCAGAACCGATCAGAGGCTGACCGCACGGGCGTGGCGCAGGGCTTGGCCGAAGCGCATTCCGACATGGCCGCAGTGGTGCGGCGCTATGGCGATCTGGACGGATAG
- a CDS encoding helix-turn-helix domain-containing protein yields MTESTATPLNDIATAEEAAIAALVAERIGSLRREKKLSFDGLSQLAGVSKGTLVQIEQQRANPSISTLCRLAAALEVSVADLVAPPGIGAQAVTLVNRAQARRLWAGPEGGAAVLLAGTTGPDMLEIWDWVLMPGERFEAAVHGRGTRELLHVTEGSLVLEVDGANHLIAAGMSAIALTDRPHAYANLTNELVRFSMTVHEPPRE; encoded by the coding sequence ATGACCGAATCCACAGCCACACCTCTGAATGATATCGCAACCGCGGAAGAGGCGGCCATCGCTGCCTTGGTGGCGGAACGTATTGGGTCTTTGCGGAGGGAAAAGAAGCTGTCCTTCGATGGGCTGTCCCAGCTGGCGGGGGTCAGCAAGGGCACGCTGGTGCAGATCGAGCAGCAGCGTGCAAATCCGAGCATCTCTACCTTATGTCGGCTTGCCGCCGCGCTGGAGGTCTCAGTGGCTGATCTTGTCGCTCCGCCGGGCATCGGGGCGCAGGCTGTGACGCTGGTGAACCGGGCGCAGGCGCGGCGGTTGTGGGCAGGCCCCGAGGGGGGTGCAGCAGTGCTTCTGGCCGGGACGACTGGCCCGGACATGCTGGAGATCTGGGACTGGGTTCTGATGCCCGGCGAGCGTTTCGAGGCGGCGGTGCATGGCCGTGGCACCCGTGAGCTTTTGCACGTGACCGAGGGCAGCCTTGTGCTGGAAGTCGATGGCGCCAACCATCTGATCGCTGCCGGAATGTCGGCCATCGCGCTGACCGACCGCCCCCATGCCTATGCCAACCTTACCAATGAACTGGTCCGGTTCTCCATGACCGTTCATGAACCACCCAGGGAATAG
- a CDS encoding B3/4 domain-containing protein, whose amino-acid sequence MPLHPIIDPEIFTLRPDFIALSLSVENGRNIASMSDSEAQLAQAIAALEGNPWAEAHLDAWREAYRAFGAKPKRTPSSAEALRKRALKDGQMRPLNAVVDLYNAISLRFAIPVGGEDATSYDGTPHLCRATGSEPFHTTVDGQPVVEAPDPGEVIWRDNTGVTCRRWNWRQGPRTQITEGSRDMWFVLERLDPMPIEALLQAGEDLIVGLQRLSSVLNVSVMQYDAIRPQGTPVALT is encoded by the coding sequence ATGCCCCTTCACCCCATCATCGACCCTGAAATCTTCACCCTGCGCCCTGACTTCATTGCCCTCAGCCTGTCCGTTGAGAATGGGCGCAACATCGCCAGCATGTCGGACAGTGAAGCCCAGCTTGCGCAGGCCATCGCGGCCCTCGAAGGCAATCCCTGGGCCGAAGCACATCTTGACGCTTGGCGCGAAGCCTATCGCGCGTTTGGAGCCAAACCGAAGCGCACGCCCTCGTCGGCCGAGGCACTGCGCAAGCGAGCGCTCAAGGACGGGCAGATGCGCCCGCTGAACGCCGTGGTCGATCTTTACAATGCGATCAGCCTTCGATTCGCCATCCCGGTCGGCGGTGAAGACGCGACGTCCTATGACGGTACGCCACACCTGTGCAGGGCGACCGGGTCAGAACCGTTCCACACCACAGTGGACGGCCAGCCCGTCGTTGAAGCACCCGATCCGGGCGAGGTCATCTGGCGCGACAACACTGGTGTCACCTGTCGCCGCTGGAACTGGCGGCAAGGCCCGCGCACGCAGATCACCGAAGGCTCGCGAGACATGTGGTTCGTACTGGAACGCCTGGACCCGATGCCGATTGAAGCTTTGCTGCAGGCGGGCGAGGACCTGATCGTTGGTTTGCAACGGTTGTCGTCTGTTCTGAATGTGTCGGTCATGCAGTACGATGCAATCAGGCCCCAAGGTACTCCCGTGGCCTTGACTTGA